CGGTTAAGCCGTGGGCTTTCACATCTGACTTAATGAACCGCCTACACCCGCTTTACGCCCAGTGATTCCGAACAACGCTCGCACCCTCCGTATTACCGCGGCTGCTGGCACGGAGTTAGCCGGTGCTTCCTCGAGGGGTACCGTCATTCTTGTCGACTATTCATCGACAAGGGATTCTTCCCCCTCAACAGGGTTTTACGACCCGAAGGCCTTCATCACCCACGCGGCGTCGCTGCGTCAGGGTTTCCCCCATTGCGCAATATTCCTCACTGCTGCCTCCCGTAGGAGTCTGGACCGTGTGTCAGTTCCAGTGTGGCTGGTCATCCTCTCAGACCAGCTACCCATCATCGCCTTGGTAGGCCATTACCCCACCAACAAGCTAATGGGACGCAGGCTCACCCCAGGGCAGTAGCTTCCAAGGAGAGGCCACCTTTGATCGCACGGACTTCTCCATGCGATATTATTTGGAATTAGCACGCCTTTCGGCGAGTTGTTCCAAACCTTGGGAAAGATTACCTACGCGTTACTCACCCGTGCGCCACTCTACTCCCAGGCCGAAGCCCGGTTTCGCGTACGACTTGCATGTGTTAAGCACGCCGCCAGCGTTCGTTCTGAGCCAGGATCAAACCCTCCAGTTAAACTGGATTGCCTGCCATGAGCAGGCAAAAAGGATCGATCTTTTTCTGTTACATGCTATTCAGTTTTCAAAGATCGAACAATGAATATTTAAAATACCAAAAGTTTATTTTTTTGTCAATAATATTAATTTAATTAATGAATTGTCAATTTCACTTCCTGACCTGCCGAAAGAATTAATTTTATAACATCCACCCTGTCCTTTTGCAAGCCCCTATCCTATGTCCGCTTCCCCCTTGGAACGATAGGAACAGCCCTTGTTCGGACACTTGAGGACGCGATCCCCCTTTTTGTCCGTCTGAACGACCAGAAAGGGGTGCCCGCAAAGGGGGCATTTCTCCTTGACCGGCTCGTTCCACACGGCAAAGGAGCATGCCGGATAACGACTACAACTGTAAAAGGTCTTGCCGGTCCTGGAACGCTTCTTCACAAGGACGCCGTCACATCCTGACTCAGGACATGGCACGCCCGTGGATAGAGGACGCGTGTTTTTGCACTCAGGGTATCCGGAGCACGCCAGAAACTCCCCGAACCTCCCCTTCTTGATCACCATCTGTCTGCCGCATTTTTCGCACGTCTCTCCCGAATCCACCTCCTGCTTGGGGACTGGAACCACCTTGCCCAATGAATCCCGCGTATAGTCCTTTGTATTTTTACATGCGGGATAAGCGGTACACGCAAGAAACTGGCCTCCCCTGCCGTAGCGTATGGCCATGGGTGCACCGCATCGCTCGCAAAGGATATCGGTGACAATCCCCGCTGACTTCACGGACTTCATCTCTTTGCGTGCCCGATCAAGCGCCTCCTTGAAAGGGTGGTAAAAATCTTTTATCAGCCCCTGCCACTGTTTTTCACCCTCCTCGATGTCATCGAGTCTCTTCTCCATTTCCGCCGTGAAGCCGGTATCTATAATGGTCGGGAAATGATCCACAAGAAGGTCATTGACGAGCAAGCCGAGTTCCGTAGGGACGAAATGACGCTGCTCAAGGCCCACGTACTCCTTGTCTCGTATCGTGGACAATATGGCGGCATAGGTGCTCGGGCGCCCGATCCCGTTTTCCTCCAACGCCTTGATAAGGGAGGCCTCGGTATAGCGGGGGGGAGGCTGAGTAAAGTGCTGCCTGGGGATGATATCCTTCATCTCCAAGAGATCCCCTTCCTTCAGGGGGGGGAGAGGGACCTGGGCGGTGTCCTCACCCTCAGGAACATTTTCCTCGTCCCTGCCCTCGGTATAAAGGATGGTATAGCCGGGGAAACGGAGGACCGTTCCAACGGCCCGAAGTCCATAGAGTCCGGCCTTTATGTCCACCTGGGTCTGATCATACAGGGCGGGGGCCATCTGCGAGGCGAGAAAACGCTTCCATATGAGCTCGTAGAGGGCCAACTCATCCTTGTCAAGAAATGAGGAGACCTCCTCCGGGGCCTTGCCCACAACGGTCGGTCGGATTGCCTCGTGGGCATCCTGGGCAAGCTTCCCTTTTCCAAAGGTCCGCACGCCTTTCGGGAGGTAATCGTCGCCATAGCGTTTTCGCACAAAGGCACGCGCCTCATCCACGGCCTCGCCTGCAACCCTCGTGGAATCCGTCCTCATATAGGTAATGAGGCCCACAGGGCCTTCTGATCCGAGTTCGATACCCTCGTACAGACGTTGTGCAATCGTCATGGTCTTGCGAGCAGAAAAACGGAGTTTTCTCGCCGCCTCCTGCTGGAGGGTGCTCGTGATAAAGGGAGGCGGAGCCTGGCGCTTTCTTTCCTTCTTTTGAATCGAGGAAACGACGTATTGCGCATTTTTCAGGTCTGAGACCGCCTTGTCCGCCTCTTCC
The genomic region above belongs to Deltaproteobacteria bacterium and contains:
- the topA gene encoding type I DNA topoisomerase, which translates into the protein MKKGLIIVESPTKVRTIKRYVGNAYEVKASVGHVKDLPPKRIGVDVEHDFQPEFEIIRGKGKILKELKAAASKVEDVFLATDPDREGEAIAWHIAEELRDKGERRFHRVLFRELTGRAIKEAMAHPVQLDRNKFEAQLARRILDRLVGYEISPILWEKVKRGLSAGRVQSVAVRLVCDREREIQSFVPVEYWTVEVNLVGPDPPPFTAKVVALKGKKYAISTQEEADKAVSDLKNAQYVVSSIQKKERKRQAPPPFITSTLQQEAARKLRFSARKTMTIAQRLYEGIELGSEGPVGLITYMRTDSTRVAGEAVDEARAFVRKRYGDDYLPKGVRTFGKGKLAQDAHEAIRPTVVGKAPEEVSSFLDKDELALYELIWKRFLASQMAPALYDQTQVDIKAGLYGLRAVGTVLRFPGYTILYTEGRDEENVPEGEDTAQVPLPPLKEGDLLEMKDIIPRQHFTQPPPRYTEASLIKALEENGIGRPSTYAAILSTIRDKEYVGLEQRHFVPTELGLLVNDLLVDHFPTIIDTGFTAEMEKRLDDIEEGEKQWQGLIKDFYHPFKEALDRARKEMKSVKSAGIVTDILCERCGAPMAIRYGRGGQFLACTAYPACKNTKDYTRDSLGKVVPVPKQEVDSGETCEKCGRQMVIKKGRFGEFLACSGYPECKNTRPLSTGVPCPESGCDGVLVKKRSRTGKTFYSCSRYPACSFAVWNEPVKEKCPLCGHPFLVVQTDKKGDRVLKCPNKGCSYRSKGEADIG